The Globicephala melas chromosome 20, mGloMel1.2, whole genome shotgun sequence genome contains a region encoding:
- the NFE2L1 gene encoding endoplasmic reticulum membrane sensor NFE2L1 isoform X1, which translates to MLSLKKYLTEGLLQFTILLSLIGVRVDVDTYLTSQLPPLREIILGPSSAYTQTQFHNLRNTLDGYGIHPKSIDLDNYFTARRLLSQVRALDRFQVPTTEVNAWLVHRDPEGSVSGSQPSSGLALESSSGLQDVTGPDNGVRESETEQGFSEDLEDLGAVAPPVSGDLTKEDIDLIDILWRQDIDLGAGREIFDYSHRQKEQDVDKELQDGAEQEDTWPGEGAEALARNLLVDGETGESFPAQVPGGEDQTALSLEECLRLLEATCPFGENAEFPADISSITEAVPSESEPPGLQNNLLSPLLTGTESPFDLEQQWQDLMSIMEMQAMEVNTSTSEILYDAPPGDPLSTNYSLAPNTPINQNVSLHQASLGGCSQDFSLFSPEVESLPVAGSSTLLPLVPSNSTSLNSTFGSTNLAGLFFPPQLNGTANDTAGPELPDPLGGLLDEAMLDEISLMDLAIEEGFNPVQASQLEEEFDSDSGLSLDSSHSPSSLSSSEGSSSSSSSSSSSSSSSSSSTSSSASSSFSEEGAVGYSSDSETLDLEEAEGAVGYQPEYSKFCRMSYQDPAQLSCLPYLEHVGHNHTYNMAPSALDSADLPPPSTLKKGSKEKQTDFLDKQMSRDEHRARAMKIPFTNDKIINLPVEEFNELLSKYQLSEAQLSLIRDIRRRGKNKMAAQNCRKRKLDTILNLERDVEDLQRDKARLLREKVEFLRSLRQMKQKVQSLYQEVFGRLRDENGRPYSPSQYALQYAGDGSVLLIPRTLADQQARRQERKPKDRRK; encoded by the exons ATGCTTTCTCTGAAGAAATACTTAACGGAAGGACTCCTCCAGTTCACCATTCTGCTGAGTTTGATCGGGGTGCGGGTGGACGTGGATACTTACCTGACCTCGCAGCTCCCCCCGCTCCGGGAGATCATCCTGGGGCCCAGTTCTGCCTATACTCAGACCCAGTTCCACAACCTGAGGAATACCTTGGATGGCTATGGTATCCACCCCAAGAGCATAGACCTGGACAATTACTTCACTGCCCGGCGGCTCCTCAGTCAGGTGAGGGCCCTGGACAGGTTCCAGGTGCCAACCACTGAGGTTAACGCCTGGCTGGTCCACCGGGATCCGGAGGGGTCTGTCTCTGGCAGCCAGCCCAGCTCGGGCCTCGCCCTCGAGAGTTCCAGTGGTCTCCAAGATGTGACAGGCCCAGACAACGGGGTGCGAGAAAGCGAAACGGAGCAGGGATTCAGTGAAGATTTGGAGGATTTGGGGGCTGTAGCCCCTCCAGTCAGTGGAGACTTAACCAAAGAG GACATAGATCTGATTGACATCCTTTGGCGACAGGATATTGACCTGGGGGCTGGGCGTGAGATTTTTGACTACAGTCATCGCCAGAAGGAGCAGGATGTGGATAAGGAGCTGCAAGATGGAGCAGAGCAGGAGGACACCTGGCCAGGCGAGGGTGCAGAAGCTCTGGCACGAAACTTGCTAGTGGATGGAGAGACTGGGGAGAGCTTCCCTGCACAG GTGCCTGGTGGGGAGGACCAGACAGCCCTGTCCCTGGAAGAGTGCCTTAGGCTGCTGGAGGCCACCTGCCCCTTTGGGGAGAATGCTGAG TTTCCAGCAGACATTTCCAGCATAACAGAAGCAGTGCCTAGTGAGAGTGAGCCCCCAGGTCTTCAAAACAATCTTTTGTCTCCTCTCCTGACGGGGACAGAGTCTCCATTTGATTTGGAACAGCAGTGGCAAGATCTCATGTCCATCATGGAAATGCAG gcCATGGAAGTGAACACATCAACAAGTGAAATCCTGTACGATGCCCCTCCAGGAGACCCACTGAGCACCAACTACAGCCTTGCCCCCAACACTCCCATCAATCAGAATGTCAGCCTGCATCAGGCGTCCCTGgggggctgcagccaggacttCTCACTCTTCAGCCCGGAGGTGGAGAGCCTGCCTGTGGCCGGCAGCTCCACGCTGCTCCCGCTGGTCCCCAGCAATTCCACCAGCCTCAACTCCACCTTTGGTTCCACCAACCTGGCAGGGCTCTTCTTTCCACCCCAGCTGAATGGCACAGCCAATGACACAGCAGGCCCTGAGCTGCCTGACCCACTCGGGGGTCTGTTAGATGAAGCCATGCTAGATGAGATCAGCCTGATGGACCTGGCCATTGAAGAAGGCTTTAACCCCGTGCAGGCCTCCCAGCTCGAAGAGGAATTTGACTCTGACTCAGGCCTCTCCTTGGACTCCAGCCATAGCCCTTCCTCCCTGAGCAGCTCTGAAGGTAGTTcttcctcctcctcgtcctcctcctcctcttcttcctcttcctcttcctctacttcttcctcagcctcttcctccttttctgagGAAGGTGCAGTTGGCTACAGTTCTGACTCTGAGACCTTGGATCTGGAAGAGGCTGAGGGCGCTGTGGGCTACCAGCCCGAGTATTCCAAGTTCTGCCGCATGAGCTACCAGGACCCAGCTCAGCTCTCCTGCCTGCCCTATTTGGAGCATGTGGGCCACAACCACACATACAACATGGCACCCAGTGCCCTCGACTCTGCTGACCTGCCACCACCCAGCACCCTCAAGAAGGGCAGCAAGGAGAAGCAGACCGACTTCCTGGACAAACAGATGAGCCGGGATGAGCATCGAGCCCGAGCCATGAAGATCCCCTTCACCAACGACAAGATCATCAACCTGCCTGTGGAGGAGTTCAACGAGCTGCTGTCCAAGTACCAGCTGAGTGAAGCCCAGCTGAGCCTCATCCGTGACATCCGGCGCCGTGGCAAGAACAAGATGGCGGCGCAGAACTGCCGCAAGCGCAAGCTGGACACCATCCTGAACCTGGAGCGGGATGTGGAGGACCTGCAGCGCGATAAAGCCCGGCTGCTGCGGGAGAAGGTTGAGTTCCTCCGGTCCCTGCGGCAGATGAAGCAGAAGGTCCAGAGCTTGTACCAGGAAGTGTTTGGGCGGCTGCGGGATGAGAACGGGCGGCCCTACTCGCCCAGTCAGTATGCGCTGCAGTATGCCGGGGATGGCAGCGTCCTCCTCATTCCCCGCACCTTGGCTGACCAGCAGGCCCGGCGGCAGGAGAGGAAGCCGAAGGACCGGAGAAAGTGa
- the NFE2L1 gene encoding endoplasmic reticulum membrane sensor NFE2L1 isoform X3 — protein sequence MLSLKKYLTEGLLQFTILLSLIGVRVDVDTYLTSQLPPLREIILGPSSAYTQTQFHNLRNTLDGYGIHPKSIDLDNYFTARRLLSQVRALDRFQVPTTEVNAWLVHRDPEGSVSGSQPSSGLALESSSGLQDVTGPDNGVRESETEQGFSEDLEDLGAVAPPVSGDLTKEDIDLIDILWRQDIDLGAGREIFDYSHRQKEQDVDKELQDGAEQEDTWPGEGAEALARNLLVDGETGESFPAQFPADISSITEAVPSESEPPGLQNNLLSPLLTGTESPFDLEQQWQDLMSIMEMQAMEVNTSTSEILYDAPPGDPLSTNYSLAPNTPINQNVSLHQASLGGCSQDFSLFSPEVESLPVAGSSTLLPLVPSNSTSLNSTFGSTNLAGLFFPPQLNGTANDTAGPELPDPLGGLLDEAMLDEISLMDLAIEEGFNPVQASQLEEEFDSDSGLSLDSSHSPSSLSSSEGSSSSSSSSSSSSSSSSSSTSSSASSSFSEEGAVGYSSDSETLDLEEAEGAVGYQPEYSKFCRMSYQDPAQLSCLPYLEHVGHNHTYNMAPSALDSADLPPPSTLKKGSKEKQTDFLDKQMSRDEHRARAMKIPFTNDKIINLPVEEFNELLSKYQLSEAQLSLIRDIRRRGKNKMAAQNCRKRKLDTILNLERDVEDLQRDKARLLREKVEFLRSLRQMKQKVQSLYQEVFGRLRDENGRPYSPSQYALQYAGDGSVLLIPRTLADQQARRQERKPKDRRK from the exons ATGCTTTCTCTGAAGAAATACTTAACGGAAGGACTCCTCCAGTTCACCATTCTGCTGAGTTTGATCGGGGTGCGGGTGGACGTGGATACTTACCTGACCTCGCAGCTCCCCCCGCTCCGGGAGATCATCCTGGGGCCCAGTTCTGCCTATACTCAGACCCAGTTCCACAACCTGAGGAATACCTTGGATGGCTATGGTATCCACCCCAAGAGCATAGACCTGGACAATTACTTCACTGCCCGGCGGCTCCTCAGTCAGGTGAGGGCCCTGGACAGGTTCCAGGTGCCAACCACTGAGGTTAACGCCTGGCTGGTCCACCGGGATCCGGAGGGGTCTGTCTCTGGCAGCCAGCCCAGCTCGGGCCTCGCCCTCGAGAGTTCCAGTGGTCTCCAAGATGTGACAGGCCCAGACAACGGGGTGCGAGAAAGCGAAACGGAGCAGGGATTCAGTGAAGATTTGGAGGATTTGGGGGCTGTAGCCCCTCCAGTCAGTGGAGACTTAACCAAAGAG GACATAGATCTGATTGACATCCTTTGGCGACAGGATATTGACCTGGGGGCTGGGCGTGAGATTTTTGACTACAGTCATCGCCAGAAGGAGCAGGATGTGGATAAGGAGCTGCAAGATGGAGCAGAGCAGGAGGACACCTGGCCAGGCGAGGGTGCAGAAGCTCTGGCACGAAACTTGCTAGTGGATGGAGAGACTGGGGAGAGCTTCCCTGCACAG TTTCCAGCAGACATTTCCAGCATAACAGAAGCAGTGCCTAGTGAGAGTGAGCCCCCAGGTCTTCAAAACAATCTTTTGTCTCCTCTCCTGACGGGGACAGAGTCTCCATTTGATTTGGAACAGCAGTGGCAAGATCTCATGTCCATCATGGAAATGCAG gcCATGGAAGTGAACACATCAACAAGTGAAATCCTGTACGATGCCCCTCCAGGAGACCCACTGAGCACCAACTACAGCCTTGCCCCCAACACTCCCATCAATCAGAATGTCAGCCTGCATCAGGCGTCCCTGgggggctgcagccaggacttCTCACTCTTCAGCCCGGAGGTGGAGAGCCTGCCTGTGGCCGGCAGCTCCACGCTGCTCCCGCTGGTCCCCAGCAATTCCACCAGCCTCAACTCCACCTTTGGTTCCACCAACCTGGCAGGGCTCTTCTTTCCACCCCAGCTGAATGGCACAGCCAATGACACAGCAGGCCCTGAGCTGCCTGACCCACTCGGGGGTCTGTTAGATGAAGCCATGCTAGATGAGATCAGCCTGATGGACCTGGCCATTGAAGAAGGCTTTAACCCCGTGCAGGCCTCCCAGCTCGAAGAGGAATTTGACTCTGACTCAGGCCTCTCCTTGGACTCCAGCCATAGCCCTTCCTCCCTGAGCAGCTCTGAAGGTAGTTcttcctcctcctcgtcctcctcctcctcttcttcctcttcctcttcctctacttcttcctcagcctcttcctccttttctgagGAAGGTGCAGTTGGCTACAGTTCTGACTCTGAGACCTTGGATCTGGAAGAGGCTGAGGGCGCTGTGGGCTACCAGCCCGAGTATTCCAAGTTCTGCCGCATGAGCTACCAGGACCCAGCTCAGCTCTCCTGCCTGCCCTATTTGGAGCATGTGGGCCACAACCACACATACAACATGGCACCCAGTGCCCTCGACTCTGCTGACCTGCCACCACCCAGCACCCTCAAGAAGGGCAGCAAGGAGAAGCAGACCGACTTCCTGGACAAACAGATGAGCCGGGATGAGCATCGAGCCCGAGCCATGAAGATCCCCTTCACCAACGACAAGATCATCAACCTGCCTGTGGAGGAGTTCAACGAGCTGCTGTCCAAGTACCAGCTGAGTGAAGCCCAGCTGAGCCTCATCCGTGACATCCGGCGCCGTGGCAAGAACAAGATGGCGGCGCAGAACTGCCGCAAGCGCAAGCTGGACACCATCCTGAACCTGGAGCGGGATGTGGAGGACCTGCAGCGCGATAAAGCCCGGCTGCTGCGGGAGAAGGTTGAGTTCCTCCGGTCCCTGCGGCAGATGAAGCAGAAGGTCCAGAGCTTGTACCAGGAAGTGTTTGGGCGGCTGCGGGATGAGAACGGGCGGCCCTACTCGCCCAGTCAGTATGCGCTGCAGTATGCCGGGGATGGCAGCGTCCTCCTCATTCCCCGCACCTTGGCTGACCAGCAGGCCCGGCGGCAGGAGAGGAAGCCGAAGGACCGGAGAAAGTGa
- the NFE2L1 gene encoding endoplasmic reticulum membrane sensor NFE2L1 isoform X2, whose protein sequence is MLSLKKYLTEGLLQFTILLSLIGVRVDVDTYLTSQLPPLREIILGPSSAYTQTQFHNLRNTLDGYGIHPKSIDLDNYFTARRLLSQVRALDRFQVPTTEVNAWLVHRDPEGSVSGSQPSSGLALESSSGLQDVTGPDNGVRESETEQGFSEDLEDLGAVAPPVSGDLTKEDIDLGAGREIFDYSHRQKEQDVDKELQDGAEQEDTWPGEGAEALARNLLVDGETGESFPAQVPGGEDQTALSLEECLRLLEATCPFGENAEFPADISSITEAVPSESEPPGLQNNLLSPLLTGTESPFDLEQQWQDLMSIMEMQAMEVNTSTSEILYDAPPGDPLSTNYSLAPNTPINQNVSLHQASLGGCSQDFSLFSPEVESLPVAGSSTLLPLVPSNSTSLNSTFGSTNLAGLFFPPQLNGTANDTAGPELPDPLGGLLDEAMLDEISLMDLAIEEGFNPVQASQLEEEFDSDSGLSLDSSHSPSSLSSSEGSSSSSSSSSSSSSSSSSSTSSSASSSFSEEGAVGYSSDSETLDLEEAEGAVGYQPEYSKFCRMSYQDPAQLSCLPYLEHVGHNHTYNMAPSALDSADLPPPSTLKKGSKEKQTDFLDKQMSRDEHRARAMKIPFTNDKIINLPVEEFNELLSKYQLSEAQLSLIRDIRRRGKNKMAAQNCRKRKLDTILNLERDVEDLQRDKARLLREKVEFLRSLRQMKQKVQSLYQEVFGRLRDENGRPYSPSQYALQYAGDGSVLLIPRTLADQQARRQERKPKDRRK, encoded by the exons ATGCTTTCTCTGAAGAAATACTTAACGGAAGGACTCCTCCAGTTCACCATTCTGCTGAGTTTGATCGGGGTGCGGGTGGACGTGGATACTTACCTGACCTCGCAGCTCCCCCCGCTCCGGGAGATCATCCTGGGGCCCAGTTCTGCCTATACTCAGACCCAGTTCCACAACCTGAGGAATACCTTGGATGGCTATGGTATCCACCCCAAGAGCATAGACCTGGACAATTACTTCACTGCCCGGCGGCTCCTCAGTCAGGTGAGGGCCCTGGACAGGTTCCAGGTGCCAACCACTGAGGTTAACGCCTGGCTGGTCCACCGGGATCCGGAGGGGTCTGTCTCTGGCAGCCAGCCCAGCTCGGGCCTCGCCCTCGAGAGTTCCAGTGGTCTCCAAGATGTGACAGGCCCAGACAACGGGGTGCGAGAAAGCGAAACGGAGCAGGGATTCAGTGAAGATTTGGAGGATTTGGGGGCTGTAGCCCCTCCAGTCAGTGGAGACTTAACCAAAGAG GATATTGACCTGGGGGCTGGGCGTGAGATTTTTGACTACAGTCATCGCCAGAAGGAGCAGGATGTGGATAAGGAGCTGCAAGATGGAGCAGAGCAGGAGGACACCTGGCCAGGCGAGGGTGCAGAAGCTCTGGCACGAAACTTGCTAGTGGATGGAGAGACTGGGGAGAGCTTCCCTGCACAG GTGCCTGGTGGGGAGGACCAGACAGCCCTGTCCCTGGAAGAGTGCCTTAGGCTGCTGGAGGCCACCTGCCCCTTTGGGGAGAATGCTGAG TTTCCAGCAGACATTTCCAGCATAACAGAAGCAGTGCCTAGTGAGAGTGAGCCCCCAGGTCTTCAAAACAATCTTTTGTCTCCTCTCCTGACGGGGACAGAGTCTCCATTTGATTTGGAACAGCAGTGGCAAGATCTCATGTCCATCATGGAAATGCAG gcCATGGAAGTGAACACATCAACAAGTGAAATCCTGTACGATGCCCCTCCAGGAGACCCACTGAGCACCAACTACAGCCTTGCCCCCAACACTCCCATCAATCAGAATGTCAGCCTGCATCAGGCGTCCCTGgggggctgcagccaggacttCTCACTCTTCAGCCCGGAGGTGGAGAGCCTGCCTGTGGCCGGCAGCTCCACGCTGCTCCCGCTGGTCCCCAGCAATTCCACCAGCCTCAACTCCACCTTTGGTTCCACCAACCTGGCAGGGCTCTTCTTTCCACCCCAGCTGAATGGCACAGCCAATGACACAGCAGGCCCTGAGCTGCCTGACCCACTCGGGGGTCTGTTAGATGAAGCCATGCTAGATGAGATCAGCCTGATGGACCTGGCCATTGAAGAAGGCTTTAACCCCGTGCAGGCCTCCCAGCTCGAAGAGGAATTTGACTCTGACTCAGGCCTCTCCTTGGACTCCAGCCATAGCCCTTCCTCCCTGAGCAGCTCTGAAGGTAGTTcttcctcctcctcgtcctcctcctcctcttcttcctcttcctcttcctctacttcttcctcagcctcttcctccttttctgagGAAGGTGCAGTTGGCTACAGTTCTGACTCTGAGACCTTGGATCTGGAAGAGGCTGAGGGCGCTGTGGGCTACCAGCCCGAGTATTCCAAGTTCTGCCGCATGAGCTACCAGGACCCAGCTCAGCTCTCCTGCCTGCCCTATTTGGAGCATGTGGGCCACAACCACACATACAACATGGCACCCAGTGCCCTCGACTCTGCTGACCTGCCACCACCCAGCACCCTCAAGAAGGGCAGCAAGGAGAAGCAGACCGACTTCCTGGACAAACAGATGAGCCGGGATGAGCATCGAGCCCGAGCCATGAAGATCCCCTTCACCAACGACAAGATCATCAACCTGCCTGTGGAGGAGTTCAACGAGCTGCTGTCCAAGTACCAGCTGAGTGAAGCCCAGCTGAGCCTCATCCGTGACATCCGGCGCCGTGGCAAGAACAAGATGGCGGCGCAGAACTGCCGCAAGCGCAAGCTGGACACCATCCTGAACCTGGAGCGGGATGTGGAGGACCTGCAGCGCGATAAAGCCCGGCTGCTGCGGGAGAAGGTTGAGTTCCTCCGGTCCCTGCGGCAGATGAAGCAGAAGGTCCAGAGCTTGTACCAGGAAGTGTTTGGGCGGCTGCGGGATGAGAACGGGCGGCCCTACTCGCCCAGTCAGTATGCGCTGCAGTATGCCGGGGATGGCAGCGTCCTCCTCATTCCCCGCACCTTGGCTGACCAGCAGGCCCGGCGGCAGGAGAGGAAGCCGAAGGACCGGAGAAAGTGa
- the NFE2L1 gene encoding endoplasmic reticulum membrane sensor NFE2L1 isoform X7: protein MGWESHLTAASADIDLGAGREIFDYSHRQKEQDVDKELQDGAEQEDTWPGEGAEALARNLLVDGETGESFPAQVPGGEDQTALSLEECLRLLEATCPFGENAEFPADISSITEAVPSESEPPGLQNNLLSPLLTGTESPFDLEQQWQDLMSIMEMQAMEVNTSTSEILYDAPPGDPLSTNYSLAPNTPINQNVSLHQASLGGCSQDFSLFSPEVESLPVAGSSTLLPLVPSNSTSLNSTFGSTNLAGLFFPPQLNGTANDTAGPELPDPLGGLLDEAMLDEISLMDLAIEEGFNPVQASQLEEEFDSDSGLSLDSSHSPSSLSSSEGSSSSSSSSSSSSSSSSSSTSSSASSSFSEEGAVGYSSDSETLDLEEAEGAVGYQPEYSKFCRMSYQDPAQLSCLPYLEHVGHNHTYNMAPSALDSADLPPPSTLKKGSKEKQTDFLDKQMSRDEHRARAMKIPFTNDKIINLPVEEFNELLSKYQLSEAQLSLIRDIRRRGKNKMAAQNCRKRKLDTILNLERDVEDLQRDKARLLREKVEFLRSLRQMKQKVQSLYQEVFGRLRDENGRPYSPSQYALQYAGDGSVLLIPRTLADQQARRQERKPKDRRK from the exons ATGGGGTGGGAGTCCCATCTCACTGCAGCCTCTGCG GATATTGACCTGGGGGCTGGGCGTGAGATTTTTGACTACAGTCATCGCCAGAAGGAGCAGGATGTGGATAAGGAGCTGCAAGATGGAGCAGAGCAGGAGGACACCTGGCCAGGCGAGGGTGCAGAAGCTCTGGCACGAAACTTGCTAGTGGATGGAGAGACTGGGGAGAGCTTCCCTGCACAG GTGCCTGGTGGGGAGGACCAGACAGCCCTGTCCCTGGAAGAGTGCCTTAGGCTGCTGGAGGCCACCTGCCCCTTTGGGGAGAATGCTGAG TTTCCAGCAGACATTTCCAGCATAACAGAAGCAGTGCCTAGTGAGAGTGAGCCCCCAGGTCTTCAAAACAATCTTTTGTCTCCTCTCCTGACGGGGACAGAGTCTCCATTTGATTTGGAACAGCAGTGGCAAGATCTCATGTCCATCATGGAAATGCAG gcCATGGAAGTGAACACATCAACAAGTGAAATCCTGTACGATGCCCCTCCAGGAGACCCACTGAGCACCAACTACAGCCTTGCCCCCAACACTCCCATCAATCAGAATGTCAGCCTGCATCAGGCGTCCCTGgggggctgcagccaggacttCTCACTCTTCAGCCCGGAGGTGGAGAGCCTGCCTGTGGCCGGCAGCTCCACGCTGCTCCCGCTGGTCCCCAGCAATTCCACCAGCCTCAACTCCACCTTTGGTTCCACCAACCTGGCAGGGCTCTTCTTTCCACCCCAGCTGAATGGCACAGCCAATGACACAGCAGGCCCTGAGCTGCCTGACCCACTCGGGGGTCTGTTAGATGAAGCCATGCTAGATGAGATCAGCCTGATGGACCTGGCCATTGAAGAAGGCTTTAACCCCGTGCAGGCCTCCCAGCTCGAAGAGGAATTTGACTCTGACTCAGGCCTCTCCTTGGACTCCAGCCATAGCCCTTCCTCCCTGAGCAGCTCTGAAGGTAGTTcttcctcctcctcgtcctcctcctcctcttcttcctcttcctcttcctctacttcttcctcagcctcttcctccttttctgagGAAGGTGCAGTTGGCTACAGTTCTGACTCTGAGACCTTGGATCTGGAAGAGGCTGAGGGCGCTGTGGGCTACCAGCCCGAGTATTCCAAGTTCTGCCGCATGAGCTACCAGGACCCAGCTCAGCTCTCCTGCCTGCCCTATTTGGAGCATGTGGGCCACAACCACACATACAACATGGCACCCAGTGCCCTCGACTCTGCTGACCTGCCACCACCCAGCACCCTCAAGAAGGGCAGCAAGGAGAAGCAGACCGACTTCCTGGACAAACAGATGAGCCGGGATGAGCATCGAGCCCGAGCCATGAAGATCCCCTTCACCAACGACAAGATCATCAACCTGCCTGTGGAGGAGTTCAACGAGCTGCTGTCCAAGTACCAGCTGAGTGAAGCCCAGCTGAGCCTCATCCGTGACATCCGGCGCCGTGGCAAGAACAAGATGGCGGCGCAGAACTGCCGCAAGCGCAAGCTGGACACCATCCTGAACCTGGAGCGGGATGTGGAGGACCTGCAGCGCGATAAAGCCCGGCTGCTGCGGGAGAAGGTTGAGTTCCTCCGGTCCCTGCGGCAGATGAAGCAGAAGGTCCAGAGCTTGTACCAGGAAGTGTTTGGGCGGCTGCGGGATGAGAACGGGCGGCCCTACTCGCCCAGTCAGTATGCGCTGCAGTATGCCGGGGATGGCAGCGTCCTCCTCATTCCCCGCACCTTGGCTGACCAGCAGGCCCGGCGGCAGGAGAGGAAGCCGAAGGACCGGAGAAAGTGa
- the NFE2L1 gene encoding endoplasmic reticulum membrane sensor NFE2L1 isoform X8, whose product MGWESHLTAASADIDLGAGREIFDYSHRQKEQDVDKELQDGAEQEDTWPGEGAEALARNLLVDGETGESFPAQFPADISSITEAVPSESEPPGLQNNLLSPLLTGTESPFDLEQQWQDLMSIMEMQAMEVNTSTSEILYDAPPGDPLSTNYSLAPNTPINQNVSLHQASLGGCSQDFSLFSPEVESLPVAGSSTLLPLVPSNSTSLNSTFGSTNLAGLFFPPQLNGTANDTAGPELPDPLGGLLDEAMLDEISLMDLAIEEGFNPVQASQLEEEFDSDSGLSLDSSHSPSSLSSSEGSSSSSSSSSSSSSSSSSSTSSSASSSFSEEGAVGYSSDSETLDLEEAEGAVGYQPEYSKFCRMSYQDPAQLSCLPYLEHVGHNHTYNMAPSALDSADLPPPSTLKKGSKEKQTDFLDKQMSRDEHRARAMKIPFTNDKIINLPVEEFNELLSKYQLSEAQLSLIRDIRRRGKNKMAAQNCRKRKLDTILNLERDVEDLQRDKARLLREKVEFLRSLRQMKQKVQSLYQEVFGRLRDENGRPYSPSQYALQYAGDGSVLLIPRTLADQQARRQERKPKDRRK is encoded by the exons ATGGGGTGGGAGTCCCATCTCACTGCAGCCTCTGCG GATATTGACCTGGGGGCTGGGCGTGAGATTTTTGACTACAGTCATCGCCAGAAGGAGCAGGATGTGGATAAGGAGCTGCAAGATGGAGCAGAGCAGGAGGACACCTGGCCAGGCGAGGGTGCAGAAGCTCTGGCACGAAACTTGCTAGTGGATGGAGAGACTGGGGAGAGCTTCCCTGCACAG TTTCCAGCAGACATTTCCAGCATAACAGAAGCAGTGCCTAGTGAGAGTGAGCCCCCAGGTCTTCAAAACAATCTTTTGTCTCCTCTCCTGACGGGGACAGAGTCTCCATTTGATTTGGAACAGCAGTGGCAAGATCTCATGTCCATCATGGAAATGCAG gcCATGGAAGTGAACACATCAACAAGTGAAATCCTGTACGATGCCCCTCCAGGAGACCCACTGAGCACCAACTACAGCCTTGCCCCCAACACTCCCATCAATCAGAATGTCAGCCTGCATCAGGCGTCCCTGgggggctgcagccaggacttCTCACTCTTCAGCCCGGAGGTGGAGAGCCTGCCTGTGGCCGGCAGCTCCACGCTGCTCCCGCTGGTCCCCAGCAATTCCACCAGCCTCAACTCCACCTTTGGTTCCACCAACCTGGCAGGGCTCTTCTTTCCACCCCAGCTGAATGGCACAGCCAATGACACAGCAGGCCCTGAGCTGCCTGACCCACTCGGGGGTCTGTTAGATGAAGCCATGCTAGATGAGATCAGCCTGATGGACCTGGCCATTGAAGAAGGCTTTAACCCCGTGCAGGCCTCCCAGCTCGAAGAGGAATTTGACTCTGACTCAGGCCTCTCCTTGGACTCCAGCCATAGCCCTTCCTCCCTGAGCAGCTCTGAAGGTAGTTcttcctcctcctcgtcctcctcctcctcttcttcctcttcctcttcctctacttcttcctcagcctcttcctccttttctgagGAAGGTGCAGTTGGCTACAGTTCTGACTCTGAGACCTTGGATCTGGAAGAGGCTGAGGGCGCTGTGGGCTACCAGCCCGAGTATTCCAAGTTCTGCCGCATGAGCTACCAGGACCCAGCTCAGCTCTCCTGCCTGCCCTATTTGGAGCATGTGGGCCACAACCACACATACAACATGGCACCCAGTGCCCTCGACTCTGCTGACCTGCCACCACCCAGCACCCTCAAGAAGGGCAGCAAGGAGAAGCAGACCGACTTCCTGGACAAACAGATGAGCCGGGATGAGCATCGAGCCCGAGCCATGAAGATCCCCTTCACCAACGACAAGATCATCAACCTGCCTGTGGAGGAGTTCAACGAGCTGCTGTCCAAGTACCAGCTGAGTGAAGCCCAGCTGAGCCTCATCCGTGACATCCGGCGCCGTGGCAAGAACAAGATGGCGGCGCAGAACTGCCGCAAGCGCAAGCTGGACACCATCCTGAACCTGGAGCGGGATGTGGAGGACCTGCAGCGCGATAAAGCCCGGCTGCTGCGGGAGAAGGTTGAGTTCCTCCGGTCCCTGCGGCAGATGAAGCAGAAGGTCCAGAGCTTGTACCAGGAAGTGTTTGGGCGGCTGCGGGATGAGAACGGGCGGCCCTACTCGCCCAGTCAGTATGCGCTGCAGTATGCCGGGGATGGCAGCGTCCTCCTCATTCCCCGCACCTTGGCTGACCAGCAGGCCCGGCGGCAGGAGAGGAAGCCGAAGGACCGGAGAAAGTGa